From a region of the Paenibacillus segetis genome:
- the pfkB gene encoding 1-phosphofructokinase, translating into MIYTVTLNPSIDYIVEVEDFRLGDLNRMKRDLKLPGGKGINVSRVLNQLGIQNKAIGFLGGFTGRYIEEWLRKESISSDFVFVADDTRINIKLKAGHETEINGTGPIIQDTEAEALLQKLVELTADDIVILSGSMPPSLGGDFYNKLISVCKQNGTEFVIDTTGTALKEALAHKPLLVKPNHHELAELFGVTINSREEIITYGRKLLEAGAKHVLVSMAGEGALFITGNEVYHANAPKGNVKNSVGAGDSMIAGFVGTLSLTGDLLEAFRAGVASGSATAFSDDLADREHIEKLRPLIQISQV; encoded by the coding sequence ATGATCTATACAGTGACGCTTAACCCTTCCATTGATTATATCGTGGAAGTTGAAGATTTCAGACTTGGTGACTTGAACCGGATGAAACGTGATTTGAAGCTTCCGGGAGGAAAAGGCATTAATGTTTCACGTGTGTTGAATCAGCTTGGGATTCAGAATAAAGCCATTGGTTTTCTCGGAGGATTTACCGGGCGATATATTGAGGAATGGTTGCGTAAAGAATCGATTTCAAGCGATTTCGTGTTCGTCGCTGATGATACCCGGATTAACATTAAGCTTAAAGCTGGGCATGAGACTGAGATCAATGGGACTGGCCCGATCATTCAAGATACTGAAGCTGAAGCTTTGTTGCAGAAGCTTGTCGAGTTAACCGCGGATGATATTGTTATTTTGTCTGGAAGTATGCCCCCATCACTTGGTGGAGATTTCTATAACAAGTTAATCTCAGTATGCAAGCAGAATGGTACAGAATTCGTTATAGACACTACTGGTACAGCGTTGAAAGAGGCTCTAGCTCATAAGCCTCTGCTCGTCAAGCCAAATCACCACGAGCTCGCGGAACTGTTCGGTGTAACGATAAATTCTCGGGAAGAGATCATCACTTACGGACGTAAGTTACTGGAAGCGGGAGCGAAGCATGTGCTAGTCTCGATGGCAGGAGAAGGAGCGCTGTTCATCACAGGAAATGAGGTCTACCACGCAAATGCACCTAAGGGTAACGTGAAGAATTCGGTAGGTGCAGGTGATTCTATGATTGCTGGATTCGTCGGTACCCTGTCTCTGACCGGAGATCTACTCGAAGCTTTTCGTGCAGGGGTTGCTTCGGGAAGTGCGACTGCGTTCTCAGACGATTTGGCGGATAGAGAACACATTGAGAAGCTACGGCCACTGATTCAGATATCACAAGTATAA
- a CDS encoding PTS fructose transporter subunit IIABC, with product MKITDLMIKDTMIMDLKATTKEAAIDELIASLVAHGRISDPALFKEMILKREAESSTGIGGGIAMPHAKTKAVNEPTVVFAKSINGVDFESLDDEPARIFFMIAAPEGAGTMHLRTLAALSRLLIDSEFIEKLMATKTPDEVSELFDKKQEEEIAKEQEKEKRKKAKELEKINENSGTKSETEQVIVGNPDSQAFVVAVTACPTGIAHTFMAEDALKKKALEMGVNIRVETNGSEGAQNVLTADEIRRASGVIVAADKNVEMARFDGKPVLQRPVSDGIRKSEELIRKAMNGEAPIYHSEGRGGSVEESTEKSVSIGGKIYKDLMNGISHMLPFVVGGGILLAISFLIEQIGGNNHPLFQLLQTIGGGDGAFHFLIPVLAGFIAISIGDRPALMPGMVGGIMAMNSNAGFLGGLAAGFLAGYVIIGLRKVFAGLPKAIEGLKPIMLYPVFGLLITGGIMYYLIDPLFSWINVGLIDGLNNLGTANAVILGMVLAGMMSIDMGGPFNKAAYTFAIGVFTTSGNTNGFMMAAVMAGGMVPPLAIALATTFFKNKFTESERKSGLTNYVLGLSFITEGAIPFAAADPLRVLSSCILGSAVAGGLTQLWNINVPAPHGGIFVAALSSHALLFLLAVIIGSVISGLILGLWKKPLAAK from the coding sequence ATGAAAATTACGGATCTAATGATAAAAGATACAATGATCATGGATTTAAAGGCTACAACCAAAGAAGCAGCAATTGATGAATTGATTGCTAGCCTTGTGGCACACGGGCGTATCAGTGATCCTGCCCTGTTTAAGGAAATGATTTTGAAACGTGAAGCAGAGTCCAGCACCGGAATTGGTGGTGGGATTGCCATGCCGCACGCCAAGACGAAAGCTGTCAATGAACCGACTGTTGTATTTGCCAAGAGCATAAATGGTGTGGACTTTGAATCGTTGGACGATGAACCGGCGCGAATTTTCTTTATGATTGCCGCTCCTGAAGGGGCTGGTACTATGCATCTTCGCACATTGGCGGCATTGTCTAGACTACTGATAGATAGTGAATTTATCGAAAAGCTAATGGCTACTAAGACACCTGATGAAGTATCAGAGTTGTTTGATAAGAAACAGGAGGAAGAAATAGCTAAGGAGCAAGAGAAAGAGAAAAGAAAGAAAGCAAAGGAACTCGAAAAGATAAACGAAAATAGCGGCACAAAGTCCGAGACAGAACAAGTCATTGTGGGCAATCCGGACTCACAAGCTTTCGTTGTAGCTGTTACTGCATGCCCTACGGGAATTGCCCATACTTTTATGGCAGAAGATGCGCTCAAGAAAAAAGCTCTAGAAATGGGAGTCAACATCCGCGTGGAGACGAATGGTTCAGAGGGTGCCCAAAACGTACTGACGGCTGATGAGATCCGGCGCGCAAGCGGTGTTATTGTCGCAGCTGATAAAAATGTAGAGATGGCTCGTTTCGATGGAAAACCAGTGCTGCAAAGACCGGTAAGCGACGGTATCCGTAAGTCAGAAGAGTTGATCCGGAAAGCGATGAATGGTGAAGCTCCGATCTACCACAGTGAAGGTCGTGGTGGTAGTGTTGAGGAGTCAACCGAGAAATCCGTTAGTATTGGTGGCAAAATATATAAGGATTTGATGAACGGAATATCTCACATGTTGCCGTTTGTAGTCGGTGGTGGTATCCTTCTGGCAATTTCCTTCCTGATCGAACAGATTGGGGGCAATAACCACCCGTTATTCCAGCTATTACAGACGATTGGTGGAGGAGATGGTGCTTTCCACTTTCTAATTCCAGTGCTTGCTGGATTTATCGCTATTAGTATTGGTGATCGTCCGGCCCTGATGCCGGGTATGGTTGGTGGAATAATGGCCATGAATTCTAATGCCGGTTTTCTTGGCGGCCTTGCTGCAGGTTTCTTGGCAGGTTATGTCATCATCGGATTACGTAAAGTGTTCGCTGGTCTGCCAAAAGCGATTGAGGGTCTAAAGCCGATTATGCTATATCCAGTATTCGGTCTACTGATTACTGGAGGGATCATGTATTATCTGATTGATCCACTTTTTAGTTGGATTAACGTGGGTTTAATTGATGGACTTAACAACCTTGGAACCGCGAATGCAGTTATTCTGGGTATGGTTCTGGCTGGAATGATGTCCATTGACATGGGTGGTCCCTTCAATAAAGCGGCTTACACGTTCGCCATCGGGGTATTTACTACTAGTGGAAATACAAACGGGTTTATGATGGCGGCTGTAATGGCGGGGGGGATGGTTCCCCCACTTGCCATCGCACTTGCAACTACGTTTTTCAAGAATAAATTCACCGAATCGGAACGCAAATCAGGATTAACCAATTATGTGCTTGGGCTGTCATTCATTACCGAAGGAGCGATTCCATTCGCCGCTGCTGATCCGCTTCGTGTACTTTCTTCCTGTATCCTGGGTTCTGCCGTTGCTGGTGGTCTCACTCAACTGTGGAATATTAACGTCCCAGCACCGCATGGTGGGATCTTCGTAGCCGCTCTTTCAAGTCATGCATTACTGTTCCTATTGGCTGTTATCATCGGTTCGGTCATCTCAGGACTGATTCTGGGGTTGTGGAAGAAACCGTTAGCAGCGAAGTAA
- a CDS encoding CidA/LrgA family protein → MRILRIIAQVLFLYLFSLLGEYLQQLLHLPIPGSIVGLLLLFVLLLCKIVPVKWIEDGSTAVLAYLPLFFIPATAGIVNHMDIFSGRGLLLIGILIVSSVLTMVVAAHFSHWLALLSKKSKREKGNES, encoded by the coding sequence ATGAGAATTTTGCGCATCATTGCCCAAGTTTTGTTTTTGTATTTATTTTCTCTGTTAGGTGAGTATCTACAACAACTTCTTCATCTTCCGATTCCCGGAAGCATCGTAGGGTTATTATTACTCTTTGTTTTATTACTGTGTAAGATCGTACCAGTAAAGTGGATCGAAGATGGCTCGACTGCGGTGTTAGCATACCTTCCGTTATTTTTTATTCCTGCCACAGCTGGCATTGTAAATCATATGGATATTTTCAGTGGAAGAGGATTATTGTTAATCGGTATTCTTATTGTGAGTAGCGTATTAACGATGGTGGTAGCAGCTCATTTCAGCCACTGGCTAGCTCTGTTGAGTAAGAAGAGTAAGAGAGAAAAGGGGAACGAATCATAA
- a CDS encoding LrgB family protein, giving the protein MFVIAAGIVLLNVAIYLVMSSIYKRFHIPVLLPALTATFAVVVLLLYFEIPYDTYMIGGQWINKLLGPAVVSLAYPLYKQRHVLRHNLPAILGGTIIGLLVGMFSGILLALAFGFSKLYVLSILPKSITTPVAIQISSNLGGESSLTSVFVMIAGFTGAIGGPYIMRLFRIKSSVGIGIGLGTASHALGTAKALEYGEESVSMSSVAMTVCAIVGSCVGPFVAWIMYSLIG; this is encoded by the coding sequence ATGTTTGTTATTGCAGCTGGGATTGTTCTACTAAATGTAGCTATTTATTTGGTCATGTCGAGTATATACAAAAGATTTCATATTCCTGTGCTCTTGCCAGCACTAACGGCGACTTTTGCCGTTGTTGTGCTGCTTCTATATTTTGAGATTCCGTATGATACTTATATGATAGGTGGTCAATGGATTAATAAATTACTAGGGCCTGCTGTCGTATCACTAGCGTACCCTTTATATAAGCAACGTCATGTGCTGCGTCACAATCTTCCTGCTATCCTCGGGGGGACAATCATAGGTTTACTCGTAGGAATGTTTAGTGGAATCCTATTGGCTTTGGCATTTGGGTTCTCGAAATTGTATGTCCTCTCCATATTGCCTAAATCCATTACAACACCTGTAGCCATACAGATCTCTAGCAATCTCGGTGGGGAGTCTTCCTTAACTTCTGTGTTCGTGATGATTGCTGGATTTACCGGAGCAATTGGCGGGCCATATATTATGAGACTCTTTAGAATCAAAAGTTCAGTAGGAATTGGGATTGGTTTAGGTACGGCTTCTCATGCACTAGGTACGGCTAAAGCGCTAGAATATGGGGAAGAGTCCGTATCGATGAGTTCAGTTGCCATGACCGTATGCGCAATTGTGGGCTCTTGTGTAGGGCCATTTGTAGCTTGGATCATGTATTCGTTAATAGGATAG
- a CDS encoding MarR family winged helix-turn-helix transcriptional regulator, translating into MKDYIQHLNLIDLLSEKHTFLRKKIAELSDNEINKTENHILAMLEVYEKLSIAELSRIIGISRQGTHKYVQGLLAREYVQVLDVEGNLRDKHIVLTSKGVECCERLLIVKQQLIQQIEDKIGKEHTQFLKDILKQDWI; encoded by the coding sequence ATGAAGGACTATATACAGCATTTAAATCTAATAGATTTACTCAGTGAAAAGCATACCTTTCTAAGAAAAAAGATCGCTGAATTGAGTGATAACGAAATTAACAAAACTGAAAATCACATCTTAGCTATGTTAGAAGTGTACGAAAAACTTTCCATTGCTGAATTGAGCAGAATAATCGGTATATCTAGACAAGGCACACATAAATATGTGCAGGGTTTACTAGCTCGCGAATATGTTCAGGTGTTAGATGTTGAAGGTAATTTGCGCGATAAGCATATTGTTCTCACCTCTAAAGGTGTGGAGTGTTGCGAGAGATTACTCATAGTTAAGCAACAGCTTATTCAGCAAATAGAAGACAAAATTGGCAAGGAACATACCCAATTTCTCAAAGATATTTTAAAACAAGACTGGATTTAA
- a CDS encoding DUF2798 domain-containing protein yields MGKNKKEDFVFTLMMCALMVLGMSIYNVILIKGFSSEVIKDVLIGYIPTLVVALLLEIFVVGKVAKGIVHKMMRDNDPLFKRIILTSLLMVCGMVLFMSFYGAVTHLGFSSGLPGAYISNIGKNFIFALPLQLLIVGPIARLLFSRMYPVKIASASSV; encoded by the coding sequence TTGGGAAAAAATAAGAAAGAAGACTTTGTATTTACACTGATGATGTGTGCTTTGATGGTGTTGGGAATGAGTATTTATAATGTGATATTGATAAAGGGATTCTCTAGCGAAGTCATTAAAGATGTATTAATTGGCTATATTCCAACGTTAGTGGTTGCATTACTTCTTGAAATATTTGTTGTTGGGAAGGTAGCCAAAGGAATTGTACACAAAATGATGCGTGACAATGATCCTTTGTTTAAAAGAATAATACTTACTTCACTATTAATGGTGTGTGGTATGGTACTCTTCATGTCGTTTTACGGTGCAGTTACCCATTTAGGGTTTTCATCAGGGTTACCTGGAGCCTATATTTCTAACATAGGTAAAAACTTTATTTTCGCACTACCATTACAGCTGCTCATTGTTGGACCGATTGCAAGACTCTTATTCTCAAGAATGTATCCGGTAAAAATTGCGAGTGCTTCATCGGTTTAG
- a CDS encoding transglutaminase-like domain-containing protein — MRKFILFIAVLLIVSPLFNGTTVQAAASSWLNESEINKGVISVDYDVKATVKTKLLIVKGQDKYSYNLSSGKQAESFPLQLGNGEYTVSVLEQVSGDKYQVVNKDTVTLKLSDSKMVYLNSVQNVKWNDSDQAVHKAKELTKNLNSDADKVKVIYNYVISNIKYDDNLAANVSTDYLPEIDHTLSSKKDICYGYSALFAAMLRSVDIPTKLVMGTSNYVKSYHSWNEVYLNNKWVIVDTTVDAGLKDSKTAFTMIKEASKYSVSKTY; from the coding sequence ATGCGAAAGTTTATTCTATTTATAGCTGTACTTTTGATAGTATCTCCATTGTTTAATGGGACAACAGTACAAGCAGCAGCTAGTTCATGGCTAAATGAATCAGAGATTAACAAAGGTGTCATTAGTGTAGATTACGATGTGAAGGCTACGGTTAAGACAAAACTCTTAATCGTTAAAGGTCAGGATAAATATTCGTACAATCTATCATCGGGCAAGCAAGCAGAGTCTTTTCCACTACAATTAGGCAATGGTGAATATACCGTTAGTGTATTGGAACAAGTCAGTGGAGATAAATATCAAGTTGTGAATAAGGACACGGTCACACTTAAGCTGAGTGATAGTAAGATGGTGTACTTGAATTCAGTTCAGAACGTGAAGTGGAATGATTCAGATCAAGCGGTTCACAAGGCGAAAGAGTTAACGAAGAACTTAAATTCGGATGCTGACAAGGTAAAAGTTATCTATAATTACGTAATTAGCAATATCAAATATGATGATAATTTAGCAGCTAACGTGTCCACAGATTATCTTCCTGAAATCGATCATACCTTATCATCCAAGAAAGATATCTGTTACGGCTATTCTGCTCTATTTGCAGCGATGCTGCGGAGTGTAGACATCCCTACTAAGCTAGTTATGGGTACTTCAAATTATGTGAAATCGTATCATTCTTGGAATGAGGTATATTTAAATAACAAATGGGTTATCGTGGATACAACGGTTGATGCAGGATTGAAAGACAGCAAGACAGCCTTTACGATGATCAAAGAAGCATCCAAGTACTCGGTCTCCAAAACATATTAA
- a CDS encoding GGDEF domain-containing protein encodes MERKVLRKLAYLDKMTGVFNRNGLDRFWAKYSGKGTLAALFLDLDHFKDINDTFGHQAGDLLLREVGLYLQQFNQQNKQVFRIGGDEFVIMMVNANLEEAESLAARVLDKLSKPFVIQGRKVSIAGSIGISLSVKGKAKRSELLKEADMAMYQAKRLGKGSYSVYNEDKHSYYNEAELMYGQKRSANL; translated from the coding sequence ATGGAAAGAAAAGTACTTAGAAAGCTAGCGTATCTTGATAAGATGACTGGAGTATTTAACCGTAATGGGTTAGATCGTTTCTGGGCCAAATATTCTGGGAAGGGAACACTTGCTGCTCTATTCCTCGATTTAGATCACTTCAAAGATATCAACGACACTTTTGGACATCAAGCCGGTGACTTGCTGCTTAGAGAGGTCGGTCTTTACCTTCAACAATTTAATCAGCAGAATAAGCAAGTATTCCGAATTGGTGGGGATGAATTTGTCATTATGATGGTGAATGCCAACCTCGAAGAAGCTGAAAGTTTAGCAGCGCGAGTGTTAGATAAATTAAGTAAACCATTTGTTATTCAGGGGCGTAAGGTATCTATAGCTGGTAGCATTGGCATCAGCTTAAGTGTAAAGGGTAAGGCCAAACGTTCAGAATTGCTTAAAGAAGCAGATATGGCGATGTATCAAGCTAAACGTTTAGGAAAAGGCAGCTATTCTGTATATAATGAAGACAAACACAGTTATTATAATGAAGCGGAGTTAATGTATGGACAGAAGCGATCCGCAAACTTATAG
- a CDS encoding HAD family hydrolase, with protein sequence MSRFEVISLDMFQTLVNVDSRKEQVWKRILQDTYTSELASEYGRTLLEHYYSVATEARRLREFVLTSDIYRGSFERIFAQHHISYDSSVAVEILFQEHRLSKLYEETEDVLKRLIKEFQVCIVSDTDIMMLPEFYKNYSIPLFASEQYQSYKNDQDNRMFKEVIQHYDIEPSKIIHIGDTTSDVIGAKRAGMTTCWINRDQQQWNQDIQPDYIIESLDEIFDIVNNSSIKGRYPC encoded by the coding sequence ATGAGTCGATTTGAAGTGATTAGTCTGGATATGTTTCAAACCTTGGTGAATGTAGATAGTCGCAAGGAACAGGTTTGGAAGAGGATCCTCCAAGATACATATACATCTGAGTTGGCTAGTGAATACGGTCGTACATTACTGGAACATTACTATTCGGTAGCGACTGAGGCAAGAAGGTTGAGGGAATTCGTTCTTACGAGTGATATATACAGAGGTAGCTTTGAGCGAATATTTGCACAGCATCATATTTCGTATGATAGCTCTGTTGCTGTAGAGATTTTATTTCAGGAGCATAGGTTGTCAAAACTATATGAGGAGACAGAAGATGTCCTGAAGCGATTAATCAAGGAGTTTCAAGTTTGCATTGTTAGTGATACGGACATTATGATGTTACCTGAATTTTATAAGAACTATTCTATTCCATTGTTTGCTTCAGAACAGTATCAATCCTATAAGAATGATCAAGACAATAGGATGTTCAAAGAAGTCATTCAACATTATGATATTGAGCCGAGCAAAATCATACATATCGGTGATACTACCTCCGATGTAATTGGTGCCAAGAGAGCAGGAATGACAACTTGTTGGATAAATCGAGACCAGCAGCAATGGAACCAAGATATTCAGCCAGATTACATTATTGAATCATTAGATGAAATCTTCGATATTGTTAATAACTCATCAATCAAAGGGCGCTATCCATGCTAG
- a CDS encoding HAD family hydrolase: MLQAFIFDMDGVIIDSEPIHFEVDIQTMSYFGHSISKEGLEKYVGTTNPAMWKSIREEYNLLQTVEEIIEYQLANKISTLRGLDIEPIEGIKELIINLKEYDIPVAIASSSPRVFIEEVLTKFGMEKDFDCVVSGEEVPQGKPAPDVYIEAARQLGVDVKRCMVLEDSRNGIIAAKAAGMRCIGFVNPNSGNQDLSQADYIVEDIREIILEPFMD, from the coding sequence ATGTTACAAGCATTTATTTTTGATATGGACGGCGTCATTATTGATAGTGAACCTATTCATTTTGAAGTGGACATCCAGACGATGAGTTATTTTGGGCACAGTATTAGTAAAGAGGGTTTGGAGAAGTACGTGGGCACGACTAACCCAGCGATGTGGAAATCGATTCGTGAGGAATATAATCTGCTTCAAACGGTAGAGGAAATCATAGAGTATCAGCTAGCTAACAAGATTAGTACGTTACGTGGATTAGACATTGAGCCAATTGAGGGAATCAAGGAGCTTATTATTAATTTGAAAGAATATGATATCCCGGTTGCAATTGCATCTTCATCTCCCAGAGTTTTTATTGAGGAAGTGTTAACCAAGTTTGGAATGGAGAAAGACTTTGATTGTGTGGTTAGTGGAGAGGAAGTACCCCAAGGGAAGCCAGCACCGGATGTATATATTGAGGCAGCTAGGCAACTAGGTGTGGATGTGAAACGCTGTATGGTGTTGGAGGATTCTCGAAACGGGATTATCGCAGCTAAAGCGGCGGGAATGAGATGTATCGGATTTGTGAATCCGAACTCAGGCAATCAGGATTTATCCCAGGCAGACTATATTGTAGAGGATATAAGGGAAATTATTCTTGAGCCTTTTATGGACTAG
- a CDS encoding DUF4269 domain-containing protein, translating into MMKSGELVNINFLDIEYLSVGTPVQKEVYQLLRREHFMELLDDYSPILVGTIPLDIDVEDSDLDIICKVYDFDSFERYARGTFGSYEGYTSVCRYVEGVQRIKVNFQCGRWPIEIFGQAIPTVEQNGYRHMIVEHRLLELYGQQFKDRVRALKQSGVKTEPAFARILGLEGDPYQKLLENVDWK; encoded by the coding sequence ATGATGAAATCAGGTGAACTTGTGAATATTAATTTCTTGGATATTGAATATTTATCTGTAGGCACTCCGGTTCAAAAGGAAGTATATCAGCTGCTTAGACGTGAGCATTTCATGGAGCTGCTAGATGATTATTCACCAATTCTTGTGGGGACGATTCCGCTTGATATTGACGTTGAAGACAGTGATCTGGATATCATCTGCAAGGTTTATGATTTTGATTCTTTCGAACGCTATGCTCGGGGGACCTTTGGCTCTTACGAAGGATATACATCTGTGTGCCGCTATGTAGAGGGAGTGCAACGAATCAAGGTTAATTTTCAGTGTGGTCGTTGGCCCATTGAAATCTTTGGTCAGGCTATTCCCACGGTGGAACAGAATGGTTACCGACATATGATCGTTGAACATAGATTGCTGGAGCTTTATGGTCAGCAATTTAAAGATCGAGTGAGAGCACTTAAACAAAGTGGAGTGAAAACCGAGCCTGCTTTTGCCCGAATTCTTGGCTTAGAAGGCGATCCATATCAGAAGCTATTAGAAAATGTTGATTGGAAGTAG
- a CDS encoding YjdF family protein: MKLTVYYEGQYWVGVVEVTVDGKLKAYRHIFGVEPKDPEILEFVNFRLLQVINGVTQALGVEDTQDLAGRINPKRLVRLAARETSARGVSSFAQEALKLDYEQRKKEKQVKSKEERERFEDFKRELKVQKAKAKHRGK; this comes from the coding sequence GTGAAGTTAACAGTTTATTATGAAGGTCAGTATTGGGTTGGTGTTGTAGAGGTTACAGTGGATGGGAAGCTAAAGGCATATCGGCATATTTTTGGAGTTGAGCCTAAGGATCCTGAAATTTTGGAGTTTGTGAATTTTCGTCTGTTGCAGGTGATCAACGGGGTGACACAAGCTCTTGGCGTCGAGGATACTCAGGACTTAGCGGGAAGAATAAACCCGAAACGACTAGTAAGGTTAGCTGCTCGAGAAACGAGTGCCAGGGGTGTATCCTCATTCGCTCAGGAAGCATTGAAACTGGACTATGAGCAACGGAAGAAAGAAAAACAAGTGAAAAGCAAGGAAGAACGAGAGCGCTTTGAAGACTTCAAACGAGAATTGAAAGTGCAAAAAGCGAAGGCGAAACATCGTGGGAAATAA
- a CDS encoding GNAT family N-acetyltransferase, which yields MPHLTGNRITLREYRMEDLSSIRQWVNDPEIVDTLSDIFTYPQTLHNTESFLRMMVEGQTQSKGFVISDKETLDYIGQIDLHKLNWLNRSALLGIVIGRKDLLGQGYGREAIHLLKSFVFETLNLNRLELEVYDFNERAKRCYLSCGFKEEGRLRQKVYKNGKYVDVIIMSILADEYQS from the coding sequence ATGCCACACCTTACGGGAAATCGGATTACACTTAGAGAATATCGGATGGAAGATTTGTCATCCATACGTCAGTGGGTTAACGACCCGGAGATCGTCGACACGTTGAGTGATATTTTCACCTATCCTCAGACGCTACATAACACCGAATCGTTTCTGCGAATGATGGTTGAAGGTCAAACGCAGTCTAAAGGATTTGTAATTTCTGATAAAGAAACTTTAGATTATATTGGGCAGATTGATCTACATAAACTGAATTGGCTGAATCGATCTGCGTTACTAGGCATCGTTATTGGTCGCAAAGATTTACTAGGACAAGGATATGGCCGAGAAGCTATTCATTTATTGAAGTCATTTGTGTTTGAGACCTTGAACTTGAACCGGCTTGAGCTGGAAGTATATGATTTCAATGAGAGAGCCAAACGCTGTTATCTCAGTTGTGGTTTCAAGGAAGAAGGTCGGCTACGGCAAAAGGTGTATAAAAATGGCAAGTATGTTGACGTCATCATAATGAGTATATTGGCTGATGAATATCAAAGCTAA
- a CDS encoding helix-turn-helix domain-containing protein: MNNNYPEIMFPHIRSEICMFSPHTRTVQQGWVCGRHVHHMMFEVLLVLDGSQTAILGNSEYEQKAGDLIIVSPMQPHDLQVRQAEYVSFFTLHIHIEEPELLHLIEAENQGFYPSGHPMNMKLVPLVRELIDTLFERPDSKMSLLRILYTFMDELQSELASGNNRFHPAYHSELSSQIAREIQTLILRTDDTVTMNEDNLTGDWLEGIARKLGISRRHCHRIFRETYGIPPREFLMMLKQQEAVHMLVTTDDSIERIAHRIGYENVQSFSRQFTSWAGCTPGVFRKNNTSDKFQFKS; the protein is encoded by the coding sequence ATGAACAACAACTACCCCGAGATCATGTTCCCACATATCCGTTCTGAAATTTGTATGTTTTCCCCGCATACCCGAACTGTACAACAAGGCTGGGTATGTGGACGACATGTCCATCATATGATGTTTGAAGTTCTACTTGTGCTAGACGGGTCACAAACCGCAATTCTTGGAAATTCTGAATATGAACAAAAGGCAGGGGATTTAATTATCGTCTCCCCCATGCAGCCTCACGATCTTCAAGTTCGACAAGCTGAGTATGTCTCTTTCTTCACTCTACATATTCATATCGAAGAACCAGAATTGCTGCATTTGATCGAGGCAGAAAACCAAGGGTTCTATCCCTCAGGCCATCCCATGAACATGAAACTTGTTCCATTAGTCAGAGAGCTTATCGACACGCTATTTGAACGGCCCGATTCAAAAATGTCCCTGCTACGAATTCTGTACACATTTATGGATGAGTTACAAAGTGAATTGGCATCGGGTAACAACAGGTTCCATCCTGCCTATCATTCTGAGCTTTCTTCGCAGATCGCACGAGAAATTCAAACTTTGATCCTGCGGACCGATGATACGGTGACGATGAATGAGGATAATTTAACGGGAGATTGGCTGGAGGGAATAGCGCGGAAACTAGGCATAAGCCGGAGACATTGTCACCGGATATTCAGAGAAACCTATGGCATACCACCACGAGAATTCTTAATGATGCTGAAACAACAAGAAGCAGTGCACATGCTTGTAACTACTGATGATTCGATCGAACGTATAGCTCATCGAATCGGTTACGAGAACGTGCAAAGCTTCAGTCGTCAATTCACATCATGGGCTGGCTGTACACCAGGAGTATTTCGCAAGAATAATACCTCAGATAAGTTCCAATTCAAGTCGTAA